A stretch of Henckelia pumila isolate YLH828 chromosome 4, ASM3356847v2, whole genome shotgun sequence DNA encodes these proteins:
- the LOC140865880 gene encoding uncharacterized protein: protein MLRSRKRETGEIHQTSQNLQQRPTNSAMDPRLWHKVAAVSGVAALGLGTYGAHFFKPKNPSYKEVWHTASVYHLVHTAALLAAPLTKHPTVFGVLLTTGILGFSGTCYAVAYLEDRTYSRVAPFGGFAFIGAWASLLF from the exons ATGCTGAGGAGCAGGAAACGCGAGACAGGTGAAATCCACCAAACCTCACAAAATCTGCAGCAACGACCAACGAACTCAGCAATGGATCCTCGTCTCTGGCATAAAGTTGCTGCTGTCTCTG GTGTTGCTGCACTCGGGCTGGGAACCTACGGCGCCCATTTTTTCAAGCCGAAGAACCCTTCTTACAAAGAG GTGTGGCACACGGCGTCCGTGTATCATTTGGTCCACACAGCAGCGCTGCTTGCTGCTCCTCTTACTAAGCATCCCACAGTT TTTGGAGTCCTTTTGACTACTGGAATCTTGGGATTTTCCGGGAC GTGTTATGCGGTTGCATACCTTGAAGATAGAACATATTCTAGAGTGGCTCCATTTGGAGGATTTGCCTTTATTGGCGCTTGGGCAAGCTTGTTGTTTTGA
- the LOC140864641 gene encoding uncharacterized protein translates to MESKIEEAHRAKAMAEKHFMQKDLLGAKSYGLKAQMLCPELEGMSQMVATFGVHLAAETKVNGEPDFYSILGMDVTATKSKLKKQYKKLAVLLHPDKNKTVGADGAFRLVCEAWTFLSDSVNRRSYDQRRNSLAWNNSLAGAYDNRSKSSASYGRLDSFWTVCTSCHVQYEYLRKYVNKRLSCKNCRGVFIAVETGLAPVDVSLPYCTYPCVPEIGHGNHNSGVKYIPTTTGYCAPNGTSGHHTGHRSEYVSPNISFQGSTSGNSVGVFDHNGLSPASFVFYQSDGEAKKTKANGRDKKLKPTGRMPTNGYTVHNEVLKPRRGRPSKKRKVDLGSTCANRHEESSTNFALEAKIANENERLKATSKLSSPLETSSKRYSVAPTFDARQFLIDIARKEIRKKLGEMRMASETAAAEAEKRNVCEPAKVSGSAGSRHRPEAKRTVPMSITVPDSDFHDFDQDRSEECFKPKQIWALYDEEDGMPRLYCLIRDVLSVKPFQIYISYLSSRSDSEFGSVNWLDSGFTKSCGSFRVFNSEMVDQVNIFSHLLRKEKAGRGGCVRIYPRRGDIWAVYRNWSPDWDRTTPNEVRHRYEMVEVLDDYSEELGVWVAPLIKLDRFKTVYQRNPDNNSIRYIQRREMLRFSHQVPSCSLKVEGTDLPGGCWDLDPAAIPDELLAREAEVCNTSSVSQMEKPVESSDEQQNPVKPKTLNQVENFVCTVIDEPRDDHKMCTEEQVLVELPKTAAEHHLQIESKDPN, encoded by the coding sequence ATGGAATCCAAGATAGAGGAAGCACATAGAGCTAAAGCAATGGCTGAGAAGCATTTTATGCAGAAAGATTTGTTGGGTGCTAAAAGTTATGGTTTAAAAGCTCAAATGCTGTGTCCTGAACTGGAGGGTATGTCTCAAATGGTCGCCACATTTGGGGTCCACCTtgctgctgaaacaaaagttaaTGGAGAACCGGATTTTTATTCAATTCTTGGCATGGATGTCACTGCGACCAAGTCCAAATTAAAGAAACAGTACAAGAAGTTGGCGGTGCTGCTCCACCCTGATAAGAACAAAACCGTTGGAGCTGATGGAGCATTCAGACTTGTGTGCGAGGCATGGACATTTCTATCTGATAGTGTTAACAGAAGATCTTATGATCAACGGAGAAATTCGCTTGCCTGGAACAATTCTTTGGCTGGTGCTTATGACAACCGCTCCAAGTCTTCAGCTTCCTATGGCAGACTCGATTCATTTTGGACTGTATGTACCTCCTGTCATGTTCAGTATGAGTATCTCAGGAAATATGTGAACAAGCGACTTTCATGTAAGAACTGCCGCGGTGTTTTTATTGCTGTTGAAACCGGGCTAGCTCCTGTGGATGTTTCTTTACCATATTGCACATACCCTTGTGTGCCTGAGATTGGGCATGGAAATCATAACTCGGGGGTTAAATATATACCAACTACCACCGGATATTGTGCCCCTAATGGGACCTCAGGACATCATACAGGACATAGATCTGAGTATGTCTCCCCCAATATATCATTTCAGGGAAGCACGTCTGGAAACTCTGTTGGTGTTTTTGATCATAATGGGTTGTCTCCGGCTTCCTTTGTCTTCTATCAATCTGATGGCGAGGCGAAAAAAACGAAGGCAAATGGAAGAGATAAAAAGTTAAAGCCTACTGGTCGTATGCCCACTAATGGGTATACTGTTCACAACGAAGTATTAAAACCCAGGCGGGGTAGACCTTCCAAGAAGAGAAAAGTGGATTTGGGAAGCACATGTGCCAATCGGCATGAAGAATCAAGCACAAATTTTGCATTAGAAGCAAAAATAGCAAATGAAAATGAAAGGTTGAAGGCAACTTCTAAGCTTTCTTCCCCATTGGAGACGTCCAGTAAACGCTATTCAGTGGCCCCTACGTTTGATGCTAGGCAATTTTTAATCGACATTGCGAGGAAGGAAATTCGAAAGAAACTAGGAGAGATGAGAATGGCTTCTGAAACAGCAGCTGCAGAGGCTGAGAAAAGAAATGTGTGTGAGCCTGCTAAAGTTTCAGGTTCAGCTGGTTCACGCCATCGACCAGAGGCAAAGAGAACCGTTCCCATGTCAATAACAGTTCCGGATTCGGACTTCCATGATTTTGACCAGGACAGGTCAGAGGAATGCTTTAAACCAAAGCAGATTTGGGCCCTGTATGATGAAGAAGATGGTATGCCTCGCTTATATTGTTTGATTCGTGATGTCCTCTCAGTGAAGCCATTTCAGATTTATATAAGCTACTTGAGCTCGAGATCTGATAGTGAATTTGGGTCTGTAAACTGGTTGGACTCTGGGTTTACCAAATCTTGTGGAAGTTTCAGAGTGTTCAATTCCGAAATGGTGGATCAAGTGAACATCTTCTCTCATCTTCTCAGAAAAGAGAAGGCTGGTAGAGGAGGTTGTGTGAGAATTTATCCAAGAAGAGGAGATATCTGGGCCGTATACCGTAACTGGTCTCCAGATTGGGACCGAACTACCCCAAACGAAGTGAGGCATCGGTATGAAATGGTTGAGGTTCTTGATGACTATTCCGAGGAACTTGGTGTTTGGGTAGCCCCTCTAATTAAACTGGATCGATTTAAGACGGTATATCAAAGGAACCCAGATAACAATTCCATTCGATATATTCAGAGGAGAGAAATGTTACGGTTTTCACACCAAGTGCCATCTTGTTCCCTTAAAGTTGAAGGTACCGACTTGCCTGGGGGTTGCTGGGATCTTGACCCTGCTGCCATTCCAGATGAGCTTCTTGCACGAGAAGCCGAAGTTTGCAACACTTCTAGTGTTTCACAGATGGAGAAGCCCGTTGAAAGTTCAGACGAACAACAGAATCCAGTGAAACCTAAAACGTTAAATCAAGTTGAAAACTTTGTTTGCACTGTAATTGATGAGCCTCGGGATGATCACAAAATGTGCACGGAAGAACAAGTTCTGGTGGAGCTTCCAAAAACTGCAGCTGAGCACCACCTTCAGATTGAATCTAAAGATCCCAACTAG